The following is a genomic window from Candidatus Hydrogenedentota bacterium.
GGATGTTGATCGGGATGCCCAATTCGCGCACGGGGAAGATGGCCTCGTCGTGCAGCACGGTCGCGCCCATGTACGAAAGCTCGCGCAATTCCTGGTACGTGATCTCTTCGATCCATTTCGCTTCCGGCACGATGCGCGGGTCAGCCATGCGGAACCCGGAAACATCCGTCCAGTTTTCATACAGATAGGAACCGGAAGCACGCGCAACGATCGAGCCCGTGATATCGCTGCCGCCCCGCGAGAATGTCTTGATGCGCCCGTCCGGCGTTGCGCCGTAGAAACCCGGCACCACGAACAGCCCCGGCCCCTGCAGCCGTTTCGCGAGCAGGTCATAGGTCACGGTATCCAACCGTCCCATCGCGTCAAAATGGATGCATTCCGCCGGGTCCACGAAAGTGGCGCCCAGCAACTCCGCGAGCAGGCGTCCATTCAGGTACTCGCCGCGCGACGCCATGTAGTCCGCCTCTTCGAAATGCGTAACATGCGACGCAATCTCTTCAAGACAGGCCTCCACATCGAACCCGAGATTGAGTTCCCGGGCCAATTCCGTAAACCGCTGGGAAATGATTTCATACGGTTCCGAAACGTCCAGCCCCTGCCGCGCCATGCTGTGCCACGTATAGAGCAGGTCCGTGATTTTCTTATCGGTCGAGACACGCTTCCCTGGCGCCGAAGGCACAACAAAACGCCGCGCAGGATTGGCGCGGATGATTTCCGCCACCTGACGCGCGCAGGCAGCGTCCGCCAGCGATGTCCCGCCAAATTTACACGTAATTCCGCTCATGTTTCATACACTCCCCGGAACAACCTCGCCTGACCGACACACACCGGGCGCGTCGCGCACCAGACGACGCGCCCACAGCCGGCTAGGGTATCAGGCTTTCCACCCAGCGCCGGACGTCGTGATAGGTGACGAAAACCATCAAAAACACAATAAAGAAGAGCCCAACCATCTGAAAACGTTCGACAAACTTCGGGTTCAACGGACGACGCCGGATACCTTCGATGCCGTGAATCA
Proteins encoded in this region:
- a CDS encoding aspartate kinase produces the protein MSGITCKFGGTSLADAACARQVAEIIRANPARRFVVPSAPGKRVSTDKKITDLLYTWHSMARQGLDVSEPYEIISQRFTELARELNLGFDVEACLEEIASHVTHFEEADYMASRGEYLNGRLLAELLGATFVDPAECIHFDAMGRLDTVTYDLLAKRLQGPGLFVVPGFYGATPDGRIKTFSRGGSDITGSIVARASGSYLYENWTDVSGFRMADPRIVPEAKWIEEITYQELRELSYMGATVLHDEAIFPVRELGIPINIRNTKEPDHPGTTIVARRKSRQVVCGIAGRSGFTMVNMEKAFMNKERGFGLRVLSVLEELDMAWEHMPTGIDTLSLIVRDEELGQKGDALCELLRERCKPDNISLTHGIAIIATVGVGMNHYIGVAARLCSALAEAHVNLRVIDQGSSEMNIIVGVDEQDLGKAVRAIHDAFEHWGAQ